DNA sequence from the Halocalculus aciditolerans genome:
CCGAGCGCGTCCGGGCTCCCGAGCTCCGTGCGCGCCCACCGGTCGTCGCTGCCGGCGCGCCGCGAGTAGAGCGCGCCCGACTCGTCGAGCGCGACGACGCGCCCCTGGAAGACTTCGACCGAGACGAGCGGGGACCGCGAGACGTCGAGGTGCTCCCACTCCTCGCCTCGCAGCCGATAGAGCCGGCGGTCGGTCGCCGCCGCGTACACGACGCCCGACGGGTCCGCGTGCACGTCGTGATAGGTCACGTTCGGATTCACGGGGCCGAGGAGGTCCCAGCCGTGCTCCGTCCGCCGAGCGGTGTACCCGCTCGCGTCGATGGCGTAGCCGTGCCCGTCAGAGGTCATGGCGAGCGTCGTCACCGGGTCGCCGTCCGTCGGCCGCTCCGGCACGCCCCAGCTGACGGCGTAGCCGTCCACGTCGAACGGACGGACGTAGCCGGAGTCGTCGGCGATGAGCACCGATTCGTTCCCCGCGGGGCCGGCGACGTCGAGGGCGTCCCAGCGCGACGGCGCGCGCCCGGGAGTCGTGTACCCGTGTAGCTGGCCGTCGGCCGTGTCGTAGCACGCGAGCGCGCCGGAATCGCCGGCGAGCCAGAGTCGATTGCCGTCGGCGGTGACGGCGAGGAGGTCGAGGTCGTGGACGTACTCGCTCGGTCCGCCCTCGATGACGACCTCCCAGCCGCGGCCGCGGTCGGCGAGGAGCGTTCCGCGCTCGCCGAGCGCGTACGTGCCGTTCGCAGCCTGGGCAACGACGTGCAAGTCCGCGTCGACCGGGGTCTCGACGGGCGTCCACTCGTCCGTCCGCTCGTCCGCGTCGTATCGAGCCACCATTTGATACGTGATTCAACCCCACGTAATTAAAAGGTTCAGGCTCATCGCACACCGAACGACGAGCGCGCTCACCGCTCCTGCTCTCGTCCGCACCGACCCACGTGTCTCAATATTCGAGACTGTCTCTGCAGTTAAGAGGTCAGTGATAGTTCACACGGTAATGGGGTTGTTTTTATCACTATCCGGGTCGAACTCGTGCGATACTGATTTGACCGTGAATTACTAAGAGGTGGACAGATGCACGACCTGACCGGATTCCAACGCGACCTGCTCTACGTCATCGGCGGCCTCGACGACCCCCACGGCCTCGCTCTCAAGGACGAACTGGAAGACTACTACGAGTCCGAAGTCCACCACGGCCGCCTCTACCCCAACCTCGACACCCTCGTCGACAAAGGGCTGGTAGAAAAAGGCAAAGTCGACGACCGAACGAACTCCTACTCGCTCACGCGCCGCGGCCGCCGCGAAATCGAAGCCCGCCGCGAGTGGGAGGACGAATACGTCGACGCGTAACTCGCGACGCCGCTCAGCGCACCCACAACCTCCGCCCGCGTTTCTCGCTCACGCCCGACCCGCCGAGCGTGACGAACACGCCGCACGTCTCCTAGCTGATGACCACCCATATCTCATAACTCGCTAAACCGTCTAACTCCACTTAGGCGGCTTAGACATATCGGCCGTCGTTTCGTGCTGAATCCGTGTCCTGATACGCGTCGAACGCGGAACTCACCGTATGTCTCAGCGGTTCCGGTTCCCGCACGCGGTCGCCGCGGACCGGACGGCGACGGTGACGCGCGTCGCCGGGAGCCACGAGTTCGAGGGGCGCGACCAGCACCGCCGCTACCAGGTCGCCCTCGACGCCCCCGGCGTCTTGACCGTCGCGCACACCACTCCCGGCGTCCGCGTCGACCGGCTCGACGACGCACGCCTCGCGCTCATCGTCCCCGACGGCGTCGGCTTCGCGACCGTCCGCTTCTGCGTCGACGACACCTACTCCCGCCTCGTCCTCCCCGACCCGACGGTCGGCGCGGCGTGCACCGACGCTGCCGGCGGCGACGAAACCGCCGCGAACGTCGTCATCGACGCCGTCCACGCCGCCAGCGCGCTCCCGTCGGTCGTCGGCCCCTTCCTCGGCGTCGACGACACCCTCTCACTCCTCGACACGCTCACGAGCGCGAACGAGACCGCCTCCGACGACGTCCACGCCCACCGCTTCGACCTCGTCCGCGCCGCCATCCTCGCCCCGAACGGGCTCGCCCTCCCCGACGCCGCCGCCGTCGAACGCCTCGTCGCCGGCCTCGACGACATCGACGCCATCGGCGACCTCACCCTCCTCGACGCGCTCGGCGACTTCGTCGCCGGCCACCCCACCCCCGAACGCGCGCTCGACACCGTCACCGACCTCGGCTTCGACCGCGACGCGCTCGAAACCCGCGACGACGCCTGGTTCCACGCCGTCATCCTCGCCAACGCCGTCCGCGTCGGCGGTGAGGCGTCACACGCCGAACAACGTCAGGTCGCGGGACCTGACGGCGGCCTCGACGCCGCCCGCGACCGCGCCGTCGACCGCGCCAGCGACGCCCCCGACTACGAACGCGTGAAAGACGCCGCCGCGAACGCCGACTACTGGGACCGCGGCGCGGCCTGGCGGCGCGTCCTCCCCGCCGCCGTCGCCCGCTCCCGCCACGAGTTCGGCTACGTCCTCGCCAACGCCCTCTACTGGACGGGCGAAGTCGCCCGCACCGACGCCCGCGTCGAAGAACTCCTCCACGAAGCCGCCGCCGTCGTCGCCGCCGACATCGGCCTCGACTGGATCGAGGGCCACGCCCG
Encoded proteins:
- a CDS encoding ligand-binding sensor domain-containing protein; protein product: MVARYDADERTDEWTPVETPVDADLHVVAQAANGTYALGERGTLLADRGRGWEVVIEGGPSEYVHDLDLLAVTADGNRLWLAGDSGALACYDTADGQLHGYTTPGRAPSRWDALDVAGPAGNESVLIADDSGYVRPFDVDGYAVSWGVPERPTDGDPVTTLAMTSDGHGYAIDASGYTARRTEHGWDLLGPVNPNVTYHDVHADPSGVVYAAATDRRLYRLRGEEWEHLDVSRSPLVSVEVFQGRVVALDESGALYSRRAGSDDRWARTELGSPDALGDVELGYPDVVVGENGAVFECVDSTERTEASTFESRETADADDPLVTEHDIEVTRVDGGSHVAN
- a CDS encoding PadR family transcriptional regulator, translating into MHDLTGFQRDLLYVIGGLDDPHGLALKDELEDYYESEVHHGRLYPNLDTLVDKGLVEKGKVDDRTNSYSLTRRGRREIEARREWEDEYVDA